One window from the genome of Pararhizobium gei encodes:
- a CDS encoding branched-chain amino acid ABC transporter permease produces MAYFLQQLASALPVAALYALLAFGYSIAFAVTRRADLTYGALFGFSGQVFLLFSDFGWNRLWLVLPAALAMGAAAALIYTLGAGLLIGRSVMRGLAERSANAVVVVSLSVALVLMELSRIAAETRSLWLPPFLNTPVILWADPLFPVTLTAIQLLNIVSMAVVVAAGHGFLTRSVWGRYWRAVSDDAGAAALCGVDRGRVFVAAYGLSALFAALAGILATSYYGTMDFGAGLVFGVKILFIAAIGGQTAPLLAAAGAAAMGFAETLWSAYGPMLWRDFAIFSFLVLVLVLTRKEKLQP; encoded by the coding sequence ATGGCCTATTTTCTTCAGCAACTTGCCAGTGCGCTGCCAGTGGCGGCGCTCTATGCGCTGCTGGCCTTCGGCTATTCCATCGCCTTCGCCGTCACGCGGCGGGCAGATCTGACTTATGGTGCGCTGTTCGGGTTTTCCGGGCAGGTCTTCCTGCTGTTTTCCGATTTCGGCTGGAACAGGCTTTGGCTGGTGCTTCCCGCGGCCCTGGCGATGGGTGCGGCAGCGGCATTGATTTACACGCTGGGTGCGGGGCTGCTCATCGGTCGCTCGGTCATGCGCGGGCTGGCGGAGCGGTCGGCAAATGCGGTTGTTGTCGTCTCGCTGAGCGTCGCTCTGGTTCTGATGGAACTGTCGCGGATTGCCGCAGAAACCCGCAGCCTCTGGCTGCCGCCGTTTCTCAATACGCCGGTCATTCTCTGGGCCGATCCGCTGTTTCCGGTGACACTGACGGCGATCCAGCTTCTCAATATTGTGTCGATGGCTGTGGTTGTCGCCGCAGGGCATGGTTTTCTGACGCGGTCGGTGTGGGGGCGGTACTGGCGTGCAGTGTCGGACGATGCGGGCGCGGCGGCCCTGTGCGGCGTCGACCGGGGGCGGGTCTTCGTCGCCGCCTATGGACTGTCGGCGCTGTTTGCTGCCTTGGCCGGCATTCTCGCGACGTCCTACTATGGTACGATGGATTTTGGCGCCGGTCTCGTCTTCGGGGTAAAAATCCTGTTCATTGCGGCCATCGGCGGGCAAACGGCGCCGCTGCTGGCCGCAGCAGGGGCGGCGGCGATGGGCTTTGCGGAGACGCTGTGGAGCGCCTATGGCCCGATGCTCTGGCGGGATTTTGCGATTTTCTCGTTTCTGGTGCTGGTTCTGGTGCTGACCCGGAAGGAGAAACTGCAGCCGTGA
- a CDS encoding molybdenum cofactor biosynthesis protein MoaE: MTVAVRVQREDFDLAAEVEAMSAGRQDIGAIVTFSGLCRDEAGTLSALELEHYPGMAEAEIARICHEAVKRFDLQAACAIHRYGRIAPGENIVLVATASPHRQAAFDGASFIMDFLKTSAPFWKKEHAADGERRGWVNAKDADDSARDRWSKD; this comes from the coding sequence TTGACCGTTGCAGTCCGCGTGCAGCGGGAGGATTTCGATCTTGCGGCCGAGGTTGAGGCAATGTCGGCAGGCCGGCAGGATATCGGCGCCATCGTGACTTTTTCCGGTCTCTGCCGCGATGAAGCGGGGACGTTGAGCGCGCTTGAACTCGAACATTATCCTGGCATGGCGGAAGCCGAAATTGCCCGCATCTGCCACGAGGCCGTCAAACGCTTTGACCTTCAGGCCGCCTGCGCCATCCATCGCTACGGCAGGATCGCGCCCGGTGAAAATATCGTCCTGGTGGCCACCGCGTCGCCGCACCGGCAGGCTGCCTTTGACGGAGCAAGTTTCATCATGGATTTCCTGAAGACATCAGCGCCCTTCTGGAAAAAGGAACATGCCGCAGACGGCGAACGACGCGGCTGGGTCAACGCAAAGGATGCCGACGACAGCGCCAGGGACCGTTGGTCGAAAGACTGA
- the moaD gene encoding molybdopterin converting factor subunit 1 produces the protein MARVDLVYFAWVRERIGKGEESLDLPDSVVTAGDLLAYLKTLGETYEAALEHENVIRVALNQEHVDHDEPIAGAREIALFPPMTGG, from the coding sequence ATGGCCCGCGTCGATCTCGTCTATTTCGCGTGGGTGCGTGAACGGATCGGCAAGGGAGAGGAAAGCCTTGACCTGCCCGACAGCGTGGTTACGGCAGGCGATCTTCTGGCGTATCTGAAAACCCTGGGCGAGACCTACGAGGCCGCACTGGAGCACGAGAACGTCATTCGCGTCGCCCTGAACCAGGAACACGTCGATCACGACGAACCGATCGCCGGCGCTCGCGAAATCGCGCTGTTTCCGCCCATGACCGGGGGCTGA
- the pgsA gene encoding CDP-diacylglycerol--glycerol-3-phosphate 3-phosphatidyltransferase, whose protein sequence is MTDAATPMSRPSLVYSIPNLLTYGRILAVPLIVLCFFLEGRLQSSDFARWTALGIFVVASLTDFLDGYLARIWNQTSNIGRMLDPIADKLLVATALLLMAADTEKTIAGWSLWAAIIILCREILVSGLREYLAALKVSVPVTQIAKWKTTIQMVAIAFLLAGPAGDKIVPYITETGIALLWVAAALTMYTGYDYFRAGLKHMID, encoded by the coding sequence ATGACCGATGCAGCCACACCCATGTCCAGACCCTCGCTCGTCTACTCCATCCCCAATCTCCTGACCTACGGCCGGATTCTGGCGGTTCCTTTGATCGTGCTCTGCTTCTTTCTCGAAGGACGGCTGCAGAGTTCCGATTTCGCCCGCTGGACGGCGCTTGGCATTTTCGTCGTCGCGTCGCTGACGGATTTCCTCGACGGTTATCTCGCGCGCATCTGGAACCAGACATCCAATATCGGCCGGATGCTCGACCCGATTGCCGACAAGCTTCTGGTGGCGACGGCGTTGCTTCTCATGGCGGCCGATACGGAAAAGACGATCGCCGGATGGTCGCTATGGGCCGCGATCATAATCCTGTGCCGCGAAATTCTCGTATCGGGCCTGCGCGAATATCTGGCAGCATTGAAGGTGAGTGTACCGGTCACGCAGATTGCCAAGTGGAAAACGACGATCCAGATGGTCGCCATCGCCTTTCTGCTGGCCGGTCCGGCCGGCGACAAGATCGTGCCCTATATCACGGAAACCGGCATTGCCCTGCTCTGGGTGGCCGCGGCGCTGACCATGTACACCGGCTACGATTATTTCCGCGCCGGCCTCAAGCATATGATCGACTGA
- the uvrC gene encoding excinuclease ABC subunit UvrC, whose translation MSGRVPTDGGILYDENAGDDEELIETEDAPGPAPILDWAETSAIPDGLRGAELIQAFVKRLPNSPGVYRMFNEAGDVLYVGKARNLKKRVSNYAQGRVHSNRLAKMVRETANMEFVTTRTEIEALLLEANLIKRLRPRFNVLLRDDKSFPYILVTGDSRAPALYKHRGARSRKGDYFGPFASAGAVGRTINSLQRAFLLRTCTDSVFETRTRPCLLHQIKRCSAPCTHEVSDADYAELVTEARDFLSGKSQAVKATIAGAMNEASENLDFERAALYRDRLAALSHVQSHQGINPAGVEEADVFAIHHEGGVSCIQVFFFRTGQNWGNRAYFPKADPSLPPAEVLSAFLAQFYDDKPCPRQILLCAPVEEQELLGEALTEKSGYRVSILVPQRGEKKDLVDHAVANAREAHGRKLAETASQSRLLEGFAETFKLPRAPRRIEIYDNSHIMGTNAVGGMVVAGPEGFVKGQYRKFNIKSTEITPGDDFGMMKEVMTRRFTRLLKEEEKPDRSAEIAEDAGFPSWPDVILIDGGQGQMTVVRSILRELDIEDCVVAIGVAKGVDREAGRERFFPPGREGFTLPPRDPVLYFIQRMRDEAHRFAIGSHRARRKKEMVKNPLDEIAGIGPTRKRALLQHFGTAKAVSRAGINDLLSVGGISEAVARLVYDHFHEDGAK comes from the coding sequence ATGAGCGGGCGCGTGCCCACGGACGGCGGCATTCTCTATGACGAAAACGCCGGCGACGACGAGGAACTGATCGAGACAGAAGATGCGCCTGGACCGGCGCCTATTCTCGACTGGGCGGAAACCAGTGCCATACCCGACGGCCTGCGCGGCGCCGAGCTGATCCAGGCCTTCGTCAAGCGCCTGCCCAACAGCCCCGGTGTCTACCGCATGTTCAACGAGGCTGGCGACGTGCTTTATGTCGGCAAGGCGCGCAACCTGAAAAAGCGTGTCAGCAACTATGCGCAGGGCCGTGTCCATTCCAACCGGCTCGCCAAGATGGTGCGCGAGACCGCGAATATGGAGTTTGTCACGACGCGTACGGAGATCGAGGCGCTGCTTCTCGAAGCCAACCTTATCAAGCGCCTGCGGCCGCGCTTCAATGTGCTTCTGCGCGACGACAAGTCCTTTCCCTATATCCTCGTCACCGGCGATTCCAGGGCTCCGGCGCTCTACAAGCATCGCGGCGCCCGCAGCCGCAAGGGCGACTATTTCGGGCCTTTTGCCTCCGCCGGCGCCGTCGGTCGGACAATCAATTCGCTTCAGCGCGCCTTTCTGTTGCGAACCTGCACCGACAGCGTCTTCGAGACCCGCACACGCCCCTGCCTGCTGCACCAGATCAAGCGCTGCTCCGCGCCCTGCACGCATGAGGTCAGCGATGCCGACTATGCCGAGCTTGTCACCGAAGCCCGGGATTTTCTGTCCGGCAAGAGCCAGGCGGTCAAGGCGACCATCGCCGGGGCAATGAACGAGGCATCCGAAAATCTCGATTTCGAGCGGGCCGCCCTCTACCGCGACCGGCTCGCGGCTCTCTCGCATGTCCAGAGCCATCAGGGCATCAATCCGGCCGGGGTCGAGGAGGCGGACGTCTTCGCCATCCATCACGAGGGCGGCGTGTCCTGCATCCAGGTCTTCTTCTTCCGGACCGGGCAGAACTGGGGCAACCGCGCCTATTTTCCCAAGGCCGATCCGAGCCTGCCGCCGGCCGAGGTGCTGAGCGCCTTTCTGGCCCAGTTCTACGACGACAAGCCCTGTCCGCGGCAGATCCTGCTCTGCGCTCCCGTCGAGGAGCAGGAACTGCTGGGCGAAGCGCTGACCGAGAAGTCCGGCTACAGGGTGTCGATCCTGGTGCCCCAGCGCGGCGAAAAGAAAGATCTGGTCGATCATGCGGTGGCAAACGCCCGCGAGGCGCATGGCCGCAAGCTTGCCGAAACGGCCTCGCAATCGCGGTTGCTCGAAGGGTTTGCCGAAACCTTCAAGCTGCCGCGCGCGCCGCGCCGGATCGAGATCTACGACAACTCGCACATCATGGGCACCAATGCCGTCGGCGGCATGGTGGTGGCCGGGCCCGAAGGCTTCGTCAAGGGCCAGTACCGCAAGTTCAACATCAAATCGACCGAGATCACCCCGGGCGACGACTTCGGCATGATGAAGGAAGTCATGACCCGGCGGTTTACGCGGCTTTTGAAGGAAGAGGAAAAGCCCGACCGGAGCGCCGAGATTGCCGAAGATGCGGGCTTCCCTTCATGGCCCGACGTCATCCTGATCGACGGTGGCCAGGGACAGATGACGGTCGTGCGGTCGATCCTGCGCGAATTGGACATCGAGGATTGTGTCGTGGCCATCGGTGTCGCCAAGGGGGTCGATCGCGAGGCCGGACGCGAACGCTTCTTCCCGCCGGGCCGCGAGGGCTTCACTCTGCCCCCGCGCGATCCGGTGCTGTACTTCATTCAGCGCATGCGCGATGAGGCGCACCGCTTCGCCATCGGCTCCCACCGGGCGCGCCGCAAGAAGGAGATGGTGAAGAACCCGCTCGACGAGATCGCCGGCATCGGGCCAACGCGCAAACGGGCGCTGCTCCAGCATTTCGGAACCGCCAAGGCGGTTTCGCGTGCGGGAATCAACGATCTTTTGTCCGTTGGCGGAATTTCGGAGGCGGTGGCCAGACTTGTCTATGACCACTTTCATGAAGACGGCGCAAAATAA
- a CDS encoding SDR family oxidoreductase — protein MKTPLKTALVTGGAKRIGRAIVEDLAAHGFALAIHANRSMDQAEELADGLRRQGYAATAVTADLTRTKDAGALMAKASDALGPIGLLVNNASLFGKDSLDMFDETAWDTHFALHVKAPSLLARDFAAQLPERNAGLIVNIIDQRVWAPNPRFYSYMLSKSALLTATKTMAQALAPSIRVNGIGPGPTLPNDRQNDRDFRSQVDALILKTGPTLEEFGRTIRFLFDTPSVTGQMIALDGGQHLAWETPDILEIVE, from the coding sequence GTGAAGACGCCCTTGAAGACCGCACTGGTGACCGGCGGCGCAAAACGGATCGGACGGGCCATCGTCGAGGATCTGGCTGCCCACGGTTTTGCATTGGCTATCCATGCCAATCGCTCGATGGACCAGGCCGAGGAACTGGCGGACGGGCTCCGCCGGCAGGGCTATGCGGCGACAGCGGTCACGGCAGATCTGACGCGAACTAAGGACGCCGGCGCGTTAATGGCAAAGGCATCCGATGCGCTTGGCCCGATCGGGCTTCTGGTCAACAATGCCTCGCTGTTCGGAAAAGACAGCCTGGATATGTTCGATGAAACGGCCTGGGACACCCATTTTGCCCTGCATGTGAAGGCGCCTTCGCTGCTGGCGCGGGATTTTGCGGCGCAATTGCCGGAGCGAAATGCCGGACTGATCGTCAATATTATCGACCAGCGGGTCTGGGCTCCCAACCCAAGATTTTATTCCTATATGTTGTCGAAGTCCGCCCTTTTAACAGCGACGAAGACAATGGCGCAGGCGCTGGCGCCGTCCATTCGTGTTAACGGCATAGGACCTGGCCCGACATTGCCGAACGACAGGCAGAACGACCGGGACTTCCGGTCGCAGGTGGATGCGCTGATCCTTAAGACAGGGCCGACACTGGAAGAATTCGGCCGGACGATCCGGTTCCTGTTTGATACGCCCTCGGTGACCGGGCAGATGATTGCGCTCGACGGCGGGCAGCATCTGGCCTGGGAAACGCCGGATATTCTGGAGATTGTGGAATGA
- a CDS encoding outer membrane protein, whose translation MRILTTTLMASVVSLATFSAAQAADAIDEVPAAPAAEYSEPAVKNWSGAYVGGTANWARGDHGATGDSSGAAGGLYGGYNMQSGQIVYGAEADVNYGDADASDPTRSFEQRANGSIRGRVGYDLNPVLVYGTAGVAASNVKAKQLGTSDSKTLLGWTAGAGAEAFVTDNVTARVEYRYSDYGSKDFSIGGGKVSSGYDEHAVKVGMGVKF comes from the coding sequence ATGCGTATTCTCACCACCACTCTCATGGCTTCGGTCGTGTCTCTCGCTACCTTCTCGGCTGCGCAGGCTGCCGACGCAATCGATGAAGTTCCGGCAGCTCCGGCTGCGGAATATAGCGAACCGGCAGTGAAGAACTGGTCGGGCGCCTATGTCGGCGGCACGGCCAACTGGGCTCGCGGCGACCATGGCGCAACCGGCGATTCGTCGGGCGCTGCCGGTGGTCTCTATGGCGGCTACAACATGCAGAGCGGCCAGATCGTTTACGGTGCGGAAGCCGACGTCAACTACGGCGACGCCGACGCCAGTGATCCGACACGCAGCTTCGAGCAGCGTGCAAACGGCTCGATCCGTGGCCGCGTCGGTTACGATCTGAACCCTGTTCTGGTCTACGGCACGGCCGGTGTTGCTGCCTCGAACGTCAAGGCGAAGCAGTTGGGAACGTCGGATTCCAAGACGCTGCTCGGCTGGACGGCCGGTGCCGGCGCCGAAGCCTTCGTGACCGACAATGTCACGGCCCGCGTCGAATACCGTTACTCGGACTACGGTTCGAAGGACTTCAGCATCGGTGGTGGCAAGGTTTCGTCGGGCTACGACGAGCACGCGGTCAAGGTCGGCATGGGCGTCAAGTTCTGA
- a CDS encoding glutathione S-transferase, producing MKILYSPASPYSNKVRMAARYAGLAAESVLTDTNANPPELISNNPLGKIPTLILADGKAIYDSRVIMQFIDRQTKGKLYPRNADKRVDVEMLEALCDGICDSLLSIVYEKRFHPPEKIHQPWIDRQWEKVVRGLDQLNANLPKTGAKLHGGHFALAAMLRYLELRFAGEWQKGRPKLKNWPQKFEKFFPDYAQFKA from the coding sequence ATGAAAATACTCTACTCCCCTGCCTCCCCCTATTCCAACAAAGTTCGCATGGCGGCGCGCTATGCGGGTCTTGCAGCCGAAAGCGTCCTGACGGACACCAATGCCAATCCGCCGGAGCTGATCTCGAACAATCCGCTGGGCAAGATCCCGACGCTGATCCTTGCCGATGGCAAGGCGATCTATGACAGCCGCGTGATCATGCAGTTCATCGACCGCCAGACGAAAGGCAAGCTCTATCCCCGCAACGCCGACAAGCGCGTGGATGTCGAGATGCTGGAAGCGCTGTGCGACGGAATTTGCGACAGCCTGTTGTCAATTGTCTATGAAAAGCGGTTTCACCCGCCCGAAAAGATCCACCAGCCCTGGATCGACAGGCAATGGGAAAAGGTCGTTCGCGGACTCGACCAGCTCAACGCCAATCTGCCGAAAACCGGTGCCAAACTCCATGGTGGCCATTTCGCTCTGGCGGCCATGCTGCGCTACCTTGAACTGCGGTTCGCCGGGGAATGGCAAAAAGGCCGGCCGAAGCTGAAGAACTGGCCGCAAAAATTCGAGAAATTCTTTCCCGACTACGCCCAGTTCAAAGCGTAA
- a CDS encoding ribonuclease T2 family protein has product MKRLVCISTLLLGLSLLAGCNGETSQTQAAKPEPVAEQETAAKPLPVGRGFDFYVLSLSWSPTWCLANDASGRSRQCRDDRGFIVHGLWPQNERGYPEFCRTREPDRVPEALGESLFDIMPSMGLIGHEWRKHGSCSGLSQQDYFAVLRAASDKVRIPPAMKQTTAQRNSPQDIEASFVAANAKLRSGAIAVTCDTGRVDEVRICLDKGLDFRPCPEIDRGGCRAESLQLPANR; this is encoded by the coding sequence GTGAAGCGGCTTGTCTGCATATCCACGCTGCTGCTGGGCCTGTCGCTTCTGGCGGGATGCAACGGGGAGACGTCGCAGACGCAGGCGGCAAAGCCTGAGCCCGTTGCAGAGCAGGAAACCGCTGCAAAGCCGCTGCCGGTCGGCAGGGGGTTTGATTTCTACGTCCTGTCGCTGTCCTGGTCGCCGACCTGGTGCCTTGCAAATGACGCGTCCGGCCGCTCCCGGCAATGCCGGGACGACAGAGGCTTCATCGTCCACGGCCTTTGGCCGCAGAACGAGCGGGGCTATCCGGAGTTCTGCCGGACGCGGGAGCCGGATCGCGTGCCGGAGGCGCTGGGAGAGAGCCTGTTCGACATCATGCCTTCGATGGGATTGATCGGCCATGAGTGGCGCAAGCACGGCTCGTGCTCCGGGCTCAGCCAGCAGGACTATTTTGCCGTTCTGCGCGCCGCCTCCGACAAAGTTCGTATTCCGCCGGCAATGAAGCAGACGACGGCGCAACGCAACAGTCCGCAGGACATCGAGGCCTCCTTCGTGGCTGCCAACGCGAAGTTGCGCTCCGGGGCAATCGCTGTCACATGCGACACCGGGCGGGTCGATGAGGTCCGCATCTGTCTGGACAAAGGGCTCGATTTCCGCCCCTGTCCTGAAATCGATCGCGGCGGCTGCAGGGCAGAGAGCCTGCAACTGCCGGCCAATCGCTGA